In Anser cygnoides isolate HZ-2024a breed goose chromosome Z, Taihu_goose_T2T_genome, whole genome shotgun sequence, a genomic segment contains:
- the CZH9orf85 gene encoding uncharacterized protein C9orf85 homolog isoform X3 — MAPERERINAKLHDGVCQHCKDILEWRVKFNKYKLLSKPKKCVKCLQKAVKDPYHIICRPCACKLEICAKCGKEEEIVIPIDKGQDRTESKTTENGQENGSEDEPDSDTNFSSTDNEEDADVLEERFKNMNFKRTEV; from the exons agaatAAATGCTAAGCTTCATGATGGAGTATGTCAGCATTGTAAAGATATTTTGGAGTGGCGGGTAAAATTCAACAAGTACAAACTACTATCAAAACCTAAAAAATG TGTGAAGTGCCTCCAGAAGGCTGTAAAAGATCCTTACCATATTATTTGTCGACCATGTGCTTGTAAGCTGGAAATTTGTGCCAAatgtggaaaggaagaagagattgTAATTCC GATTGATAAAGGACAAGACAGAACTGAGAGTAAGACTACTGAAAATGGCCAGGAGAATGGATCGGAGGATGAACCTGATTCTGACACAAACTTCAGTAGTACAGACAATGAAGAAGATGCTGATGTGcttgaagaaagatttaaaaatatgaattttaaaaggacAGAGGTCTAA